Proteins found in one Balneolaceae bacterium genomic segment:
- the tnpA gene encoding IS200/IS605 family transposase, which translates to MYHMVFPIKYRRSVISEEVGESLKQICIELSERYAIHFVEIGYEGDHVHFLIQSVPKMSVSKIVGSVKSIRAKEIFRRHPMVKGRLWGGNFWTSGFYAKTVGQYGNQEMIQRYIENQGNNGPYIELHKDQLWLFDRYLVVSAPR; encoded by the coding sequence ATGTATCATATGGTATTTCCGATCAAGTATCGTAGATCGGTGATTAGTGAGGAAGTTGGGGAGAGTTTGAAACAGATTTGTATTGAACTATCTGAGCGCTACGCAATACACTTTGTGGAGATTGGTTACGAAGGGGATCATGTTCATTTTTTGATTCAGAGTGTGCCAAAAATGAGTGTGTCCAAGATCGTGGGATCGGTGAAAAGTATCAGGGCGAAAGAGATTTTTCGTCGTCATCCGATGGTCAAGGGGCGATTGTGGGGAGGGAATTTTTGGACAAGCGGATTTTATGCAAAAACGGTTGGCCAGTACGGAAACCAGGAAATGATTCAAAGATATATTGAAAACCAAGGTAACAATGGCCCATATATTGAACTGCATAAAGATCAACTATGGCTTTTTGATCGATACCTCGTAGTTTCTGCCCCGAGGTAG
- a CDS encoding transposase, translated as MAKKRKIHVHFTPTYSSWLNQIEIWFSIMSRKILKDGVWHSQRELVDQLMSYIKDYNQNNAKPFNWTYGKEYITN; from the coding sequence CTGGCTAAAAAACGAAAAATCCATGTTCATTTTACCCCAACCTATTCGTCATGGCTCAATCAGATCGAGATTTGGTTTAGCATCATGAGCCGTAAAATACTCAAAGATGGGGTGTGGCACTCTCAACGAGAGCTCGTTGATCAACTGATGAGCTACATCAAAGACTATAACCAGAACAATGCAAAACCGTTCAACTGGACTTATGGAAAAGAATACATTACGAATTAA
- a CDS encoding DUF1080 domain-containing protein yields the protein MKLTTTFSRNIIFLFSVFIISQFSTSCTNEKHIGVEAVPSNNAEILFDGSREMLDEKWIYWEGPRFSSEMPIKWEIVEDPVDDGTVVSSNDPTAEGGLYGTADIVTKEKYRDFRLHVEFLINETGGNSGVYLQNRYEIQVLDGDTTQHGMGAVINETPSPYHAYDGVGKWNAYDIKFRAARFENEERSEKALVSMYFNGEKVHVNVPINQVWGGPNSGLDGGNDGGKGITDRPGGIKLQAEGYDVHYRNIWIEELNLEEPDTDF from the coding sequence ATGAAACTTACCACAACTTTTTCCCGAAATATTATTTTCCTGTTTTCAGTTTTTATTATTTCCCAATTTTCAACATCCTGTACGAATGAAAAGCATATTGGTGTTGAGGCTGTACCATCAAATAATGCTGAAATACTATTTGACGGAAGCCGAGAAATGCTTGATGAAAAATGGATCTACTGGGAAGGCCCACGATTTTCTTCTGAAATGCCCATTAAATGGGAAATTGTTGAAGATCCAGTTGATGACGGAACAGTTGTAAGCAGCAATGACCCTACTGCAGAAGGTGGATTATACGGAACAGCCGATATTGTCACCAAAGAAAAATATCGTGATTTCCGGCTTCATGTTGAGTTTCTCATAAATGAAACAGGAGGCAATAGCGGCGTTTACTTGCAAAATCGTTACGAAATTCAGGTGTTAGACGGGGATACAACACAACACGGAATGGGTGCAGTAATCAACGAAACTCCCTCACCTTATCATGCATATGACGGGGTTGGAAAATGGAATGCTTACGATATTAAATTCAGGGCAGCCCGGTTCGAAAATGAAGAACGCTCGGAAAAAGCCTTGGTTTCCATGTATTTTAATGGAGAAAAGGTGCATGTAAATGTTCCCATTAATCAGGTTTGGGGCGGTCCGAATTCAGGTCTTGATGGTGGAAATGATGGTGGCAAAGGTATAACTGACCGACCGGGAGGCATAAAACTTCAGGCGGAAGGCTACGATGTACATTACCGAAACATCTGGATAGAAGAACTTAATCTGGAAGAACCGGATACAGATTTCTGA
- a CDS encoding IS630 family transposase: MAKRTTITVSDKVKGQLITYARSHKIERRLSLRAQIILDWLGGLTYKESSKKNRISEPSIAKWRKRFERDGLAGLVDAQRPGTPSIFTEADRNRVIHLACQRTESRTPRYSQHQIAEMCQMSQSWVSQILREADLKPHKTDYWCGKSPDPEFESKMIDIVGLYLNPPEHALVLSVDEKTQIQALDRTQPELPLRTGNPRRLTTTYKRNGTVNLMAALAVHTGEITARQIDRNNSENFLKFLKHLDRKYRNVQIHIILDNLSIHKNKAVKEWLAKKRKFHLHFTPTYSSWLNQIEIWFSIMSRKILKDGVWHSKKDLVDQLMSYIREYNETSAKPFNWTYGEEYLTN; encoded by the coding sequence ATGGCTAAACGTACGACAATCACGGTCTCAGATAAAGTTAAAGGCCAACTCATTACCTACGCACGATCTCATAAGATAGAACGGCGCCTGAGCCTGCGCGCTCAGATTATTTTAGACTGGCTCGGTGGATTGACCTATAAAGAATCCAGCAAAAAGAATCGGATCAGTGAACCTTCCATTGCCAAATGGCGCAAGCGGTTTGAACGGGATGGACTCGCAGGGTTGGTCGATGCCCAGCGCCCCGGCACACCATCGATCTTTACGGAGGCAGACCGCAACCGGGTGATCCACCTGGCCTGCCAGCGCACCGAAAGCCGAACGCCGCGCTACAGCCAACACCAGATTGCCGAAATGTGCCAGATGAGCCAGAGCTGGGTTTCACAGATCCTGCGAGAGGCTGACCTCAAGCCACACAAAACCGACTATTGGTGCGGGAAAAGCCCGGATCCGGAATTTGAATCCAAGATGATTGATATTGTTGGTCTGTATCTGAATCCCCCTGAACACGCATTGGTGCTATCGGTAGATGAGAAAACCCAGATTCAGGCCCTGGATCGTACCCAGCCGGAGCTGCCTTTACGGACAGGGAACCCTCGCAGGCTTACCACTACGTACAAACGCAATGGTACCGTAAACCTGATGGCCGCTCTTGCCGTGCACACAGGAGAAATCACCGCACGGCAGATCGACCGCAACAACTCCGAAAATTTTCTGAAATTTCTCAAACACCTGGACCGCAAATACCGCAATGTTCAGATCCATATTATTTTGGATAATTTGTCAATCCACAAAAACAAGGCTGTCAAGGAGTGGCTGGCTAAAAAAAGAAAATTTCACCTTCATTTTACCCCCACCTACTCCTCGTGGCTCAATCAGATTGAAATCTGGTTTAGCATTATGAGCCGGAAAATACTCAAAGATGGAGTTTGGCATTCCAAAAAAGATCTGGTCGATCAGTTGATGAGCTACATTAGGGAGTATAACGAAACCAGCGCCAAACCGTTCAACTGGACCTATGGTGAAGAATACTTAACGAATTAA
- a CDS encoding SIS domain-containing protein: MDPISQYIEKSKQIVETVQKQKEEIQKAARWFSDTILKGRMVHVFGSGHSRIMVEEMWPRYGSFPGFNPIVELSLSFHNLVVGANGQRQAMFLENVSGLAARILRNFDLSVHDSAIVISSSGTSVVSVEMAELFQKQGIKVVALTTKSSAAVSASKREDGKKLHDFADLVLDTGAPKGDAMVKIPNLETPVAPGSTVGGALLVNCIKAEVAQHLTDAGQPPKVLTGGSVVGEECSRELFESAYDEHAHRLAKLYENVGSKQSHQT; this comes from the coding sequence ATGGATCCGATTAGCCAATATATCGAAAAGAGTAAACAGATTGTTGAAACGGTTCAAAAACAAAAAGAAGAGATTCAGAAAGCCGCACGGTGGTTTTCAGACACTATTTTAAAGGGTCGGATGGTGCACGTATTCGGATCCGGACACAGCCGTATTATGGTAGAGGAGATGTGGCCCCGGTACGGTTCATTTCCCGGTTTTAATCCTATCGTTGAGCTGTCACTTTCATTCCATAATCTTGTGGTGGGCGCTAATGGTCAGCGCCAGGCGATGTTTCTTGAAAATGTATCAGGACTGGCTGCCCGAATTTTGCGAAATTTTGATCTCAGTGTGCATGATTCCGCAATCGTAATCTCCTCGAGCGGTACCAGTGTCGTCTCCGTGGAGATGGCTGAACTCTTTCAAAAACAGGGCATAAAAGTAGTGGCATTAACCACAAAATCAAGCGCGGCGGTCAGTGCCAGCAAGCGTGAGGATGGGAAGAAGCTGCACGACTTTGCTGATCTTGTGCTTGATACGGGGGCTCCGAAAGGCGATGCGATGGTTAAAATTCCAAACCTGGAGACACCTGTTGCTCCGGGTTCTACTGTGGGAGGGGCGTTGCTTGTCAATTGTATTAAGGCGGAGGTAGCTCAACATTTAACGGATGCGGGGCAGCCACCAAAAGTTCTGACCGGCGGAAGCGTTGTTGGGGAGGAATGTTCGCGAGAGTTATTTGAAAGTGCCTACGACGAACACGCCCACCGCCTGGCTAAGCTTTATGAAAATGTGGGATCTAAGCAAAGTCATCAAACATAA
- a CDS encoding ROK family protein yields MSDKRYAIGIDLGATNIKGVLVDEDGLIVQKEERETHDQTDPNHEPGRIWKKAILETVRSFMEESEQKVTSIGLAAPGIPDSQNNSIVYMPGRLQGLENFSWSQLFSEQQVSVKVLNDAHSALMAEAKFGSAAGAENVVMLTLGTGVGGGVMINGKLYQGNFQRAGHLGHITVDSQGSPDITGIPGSLEDAIGNATIYKRSLGRFESTRQLVDAYKEGDYLASYLWLKSVRDLSVGISSLINAFSPDLVVLGGGVTRAGEYLFDPLRQFLDLYEWKPGGRKTPVKKATLGPFAGAIGAAAFSIYKV; encoded by the coding sequence ATGTCCGATAAAAGATATGCCATAGGGATAGATCTGGGTGCGACCAACATCAAAGGGGTACTGGTGGATGAAGATGGACTCATTGTGCAAAAAGAGGAGCGGGAAACTCACGATCAAACAGATCCAAATCATGAGCCGGGAAGGATATGGAAAAAAGCCATTCTTGAGACGGTTCGATCATTTATGGAAGAAAGTGAACAGAAAGTTACGTCTATTGGACTGGCGGCACCGGGGATTCCCGACTCCCAAAATAATAGTATTGTCTATATGCCGGGGCGGTTGCAGGGACTCGAAAACTTCAGTTGGTCTCAGCTCTTCAGCGAACAACAAGTATCTGTAAAAGTGCTCAACGATGCCCATTCAGCCCTCATGGCGGAAGCCAAATTTGGTTCAGCAGCAGGGGCTGAAAATGTCGTTATGCTGACCCTCGGAACCGGGGTGGGCGGAGGCGTTATGATCAATGGCAAGTTGTATCAGGGAAATTTTCAGCGAGCCGGACATTTGGGGCATATCACAGTTGATTCGCAAGGGTCGCCCGATATTACCGGTATTCCGGGCAGCCTGGAAGATGCCATTGGGAATGCCACCATTTATAAAAGGTCACTGGGGCGATTCGAGTCTACTCGGCAACTGGTCGATGCTTATAAAGAGGGAGATTATTTAGCCAGCTACCTGTGGCTGAAATCGGTACGCGATCTGTCGGTGGGCATATCATCACTGATTAATGCGTTTTCCCCGGACCTGGTTGTCTTGGGAGGTGGAGTTACCCGGGCGGGAGAGTATCTTTTCGATCCATTGAGGCAATTTCTGGACCTGTATGAATGGAAACCAGGCGGACGAAAAACCCCTGTTAAAAAAGCAACGTTAGGACCTTTTGCCGGTGCCATCGGTGCAGCAGCTTTTTCTATTTACAAAGTATAA
- a CDS encoding FAD-dependent oxidoreductase: MDILNYSNIPVMAEVDILVIGGGSAGSLAALAAVENGNHNVMLIERYGYLGGTSTQMLDTFYGFFTPGDAPKKIVSGIPDRIVNLLDETDDVFLRPNTYGAGTGVTYNPERLKWIWDHQMLQAGVNVHLHTMLVDVEKSTGDETICVVWHKSGFHKIRARRIIDCSGDADFCHMADFPYEIAGEKEPAQSMTTTFRMANVDLEKFRKAGGKQMMKQKMEEAVVQGIHPLPRKKGSAHEMVQTGCISTVAVKVSDMMPLQLGELTDAEIEGRKQAFIYEKFFRDEVPGYEDAKIIGLSHHIGVRETRRVYGEYRLTREDCMARKMTDDTVLLCGAPLEDHRKEAEGEEETRWEYIPDGGVYGVPYRTLVPRGSKNSWVAGRCFSATHDAHASCRSMAQTMGMGQAAGTACSLSLDTDTGSGSIDAQKLRKHLKELGAILEMPGREADISKHGWKNNRVE; encoded by the coding sequence ATGGACATATTAAACTACAGCAACATCCCGGTTATGGCGGAGGTCGATATATTGGTAATTGGCGGAGGTTCTGCGGGAAGCCTGGCCGCCCTGGCTGCGGTTGAAAATGGAAATCACAATGTAATGCTCATTGAGCGTTACGGTTATCTCGGGGGTACTTCCACACAAATGCTGGATACCTTTTACGGTTTCTTTACGCCAGGTGATGCCCCGAAAAAAATCGTTTCAGGAATTCCGGATCGAATTGTAAATTTACTTGACGAGACAGATGATGTTTTCTTGCGTCCCAATACCTACGGAGCCGGAACCGGCGTCACCTATAATCCCGAACGGTTAAAGTGGATATGGGATCACCAGATGCTGCAGGCCGGGGTGAATGTACATCTGCACACCATGTTGGTAGATGTGGAAAAATCAACCGGTGATGAAACGATCTGTGTGGTTTGGCACAAAAGCGGGTTTCACAAAATCAGGGCCAGGCGGATCATCGATTGCTCCGGGGATGCCGATTTTTGTCACATGGCCGATTTCCCATACGAAATTGCCGGCGAAAAGGAACCTGCCCAGAGTATGACGACCACTTTCCGGATGGCAAATGTGGATCTTGAAAAGTTCAGGAAAGCCGGTGGCAAACAGATGATGAAACAGAAAATGGAAGAAGCTGTCGTGCAGGGGATACACCCATTGCCCCGCAAGAAGGGATCGGCCCACGAGATGGTGCAGACCGGATGCATCTCCACAGTGGCAGTCAAGGTATCGGATATGATGCCCCTGCAGCTCGGTGAACTCACTGATGCAGAAATTGAAGGGCGTAAACAGGCCTTTATCTACGAAAAATTCTTTAGGGATGAAGTACCGGGTTATGAAGACGCCAAAATTATTGGTCTCTCTCATCATATTGGTGTGCGTGAAACGCGGCGGGTATACGGGGAATATCGGCTTACGCGGGAGGACTGTATGGCACGAAAAATGACTGATGACACTGTGCTGCTCTGTGGAGCCCCGCTCGAAGACCACCGGAAAGAAGCTGAAGGCGAGGAGGAGACCCGCTGGGAGTATATTCCGGATGGCGGGGTGTATGGCGTTCCGTATCGTACACTGGTGCCACGAGGAAGTAAAAATTCATGGGTAGCCGGTCGTTGCTTTTCCGCCACCCACGATGCCCATGCTTCATGCCGGTCGATGGCACAAACGATGGGAATGGGTCAGGCAGCCGGAACAGCATGTTCACTTTCTTTGGATACCGATACGGGGTCAGGCAGCATTGATGCTCAAAAATTAAGAAAACACCTGAAAGAACTGGGTGCAATTCTGGAGATGCCCGGACGGGAAGCTGATATCAGCAAACATGGATGGAAAAATAACCGGGTGGAATAA